The following coding sequences are from one Candidatus Nitrohelix vancouverensis window:
- a CDS encoding helicase, with translation MPKLNKFKVTVETGDKGTEGPIHFCINNHKVPFEEVKGSTAPGETFEGEFEVNSFAHSLTLVGPEKGEWEIKKMKVDFEPDLNEPYAVTFGAVTLDETTEVNIWKDPPLPVFDV, from the coding sequence ATGCCAAAACTGAATAAATTCAAAGTGACCGTGGAGACCGGGGACAAGGGAACCGAAGGCCCCATCCACTTCTGCATCAACAATCATAAAGTACCCTTCGAAGAGGTCAAAGGCTCCACCGCCCCCGGCGAAACCTTCGAAGGCGAGTTTGAGGTCAACAGCTTCGCGCACAGCCTGACGCTGGTTGGTCCGGAAAAGGGCGAATGGGAGATCAAGAAAATGAAGGTGGATTTTGAACCGGATTTGAATGAACCCTACGCCGTCACCTTCGGCGCAGTCACCCTCGACGAAACGACGGAAGTGAATATCTGGAAAGACCCGCCGCTCCCCGTTTTCGACGTCTGA
- a CDS encoding tetratricopeptide repeat protein, producing the protein MNEPKTRPKVFISYDHATEGNKERVAGLSAILRSKGVDCMIDQYEPNPPKGWPRWMKGQIEEADFVLVVYTEIYKLRFENKDAPGQGKGVVWEGNIITQELYDSCGINTKFLTVVFDDGDAAHITDPLKKQTYFQVSAEGGRDFEKLFRELTGQRQNLPPLGPIEILPTDAEPITEARFDSPVWMVPYEKNNFFVDPDNQLDAIQQNLESQGVVALCGQPGVGKTQTASEYCWENQDSYSYVFWITADNADALDQEYLTLAKAMGMTFTDTDDLSIISARVKDWLSSRADWLLVLDNVERWQSAEKFLPKTRQGKVLMTSNQPTGSHWLYRMPVDLMSPATAKAFLSKRLGAPENSEGLDAVCEVLDYLPLALEHAGAYIESNGIDCKEYLELYREEGFRLLGEEGAQPTDHQAVTVTYAMAFRKIDNPVSINLLKVFSILAPDDIPESLFQGDALALWEGTLGELSSNVDLRNAVSAISKYSLIKRESKTKTLSLHRLLQAAVWQEMDNEERKLWTERLVKVLSAVFPEPKFENWDACRSWVPHIEHAANRIKQAEVETEYAALLLNQAACYFHAFGSYAPTEPLFKESLEIRKKVLGYEHPNTASSLNNLAGLYESQGRYSEAEPLYKKSLEVYKKVFGDEHPDTATSLNNLALLYGSHGRYSETDLLIKESLEIRKKVLGDMHPDVAASLYNLGVLYAQQRRYQVAEPLLVEALKILEAVLGVDHQNTRNARESLKNVRREMGR; encoded by the coding sequence GTGAACGAACCCAAAACCCGACCCAAAGTTTTCATCAGTTACGATCATGCCACCGAAGGCAATAAAGAGCGAGTTGCAGGTTTGAGCGCGATTCTTCGCTCCAAAGGAGTGGACTGCATGATCGATCAGTACGAACCAAATCCTCCAAAAGGCTGGCCTAGGTGGATGAAGGGCCAAATTGAAGAAGCCGATTTTGTACTGGTTGTGTACACAGAAATTTATAAACTGAGATTTGAAAATAAGGATGCTCCCGGTCAGGGCAAGGGGGTTGTCTGGGAGGGGAACATTATTACCCAGGAACTTTATGATTCCTGCGGCATCAATACAAAATTTCTCACTGTTGTTTTTGATGATGGAGATGCGGCCCATATTACTGATCCTTTGAAAAAACAAACTTATTTTCAGGTATCAGCGGAAGGTGGTAGAGATTTTGAGAAATTATTTCGTGAATTAACAGGTCAACGACAAAACCTTCCTCCGCTGGGGCCAATTGAAATTTTACCAACCGATGCCGAGCCAATTACGGAAGCGCGATTCGATAGCCCAGTCTGGATGGTCCCTTACGAGAAGAATAATTTCTTTGTCGATCCGGACAATCAACTGGACGCGATCCAACAGAATCTGGAATCGCAGGGTGTTGTAGCGTTGTGTGGTCAGCCGGGGGTGGGGAAGACCCAGACCGCTTCAGAATATTGTTGGGAAAATCAAGATTCCTATTCGTATGTGTTTTGGATCACGGCGGACAACGCGGACGCGCTGGATCAAGAGTACCTGACTCTGGCAAAAGCTATGGGAATGACCTTCACGGACACGGACGATCTTTCCATCATTTCCGCCCGCGTCAAAGACTGGCTGTCGTCGCGCGCCGACTGGTTGCTGGTTCTGGACAATGTGGAGCGCTGGCAGTCTGCTGAAAAATTTCTTCCAAAAACGCGACAGGGCAAGGTCTTGATGACCAGCAACCAACCTACAGGTAGCCATTGGTTGTATCGCATGCCTGTTGACTTGATGAGTCCGGCGACGGCGAAAGCGTTTCTGTCAAAGCGTTTGGGCGCACCGGAGAATAGCGAAGGCCTTGACGCGGTCTGCGAAGTCCTGGATTACCTGCCATTGGCCTTGGAGCATGCGGGCGCTTATATCGAGAGCAATGGAATCGATTGTAAAGAATATCTGGAATTGTACAGGGAAGAAGGCTTTCGTTTATTGGGCGAAGAGGGGGCGCAGCCGACGGATCATCAAGCCGTTACTGTCACCTATGCGATGGCTTTCAGAAAAATAGACAATCCAGTTTCGATCAATTTATTGAAGGTTTTTTCTATTCTCGCCCCTGATGATATTCCTGAGTCGCTTTTTCAGGGCGACGCGCTCGCTTTGTGGGAGGGAACGCTGGGAGAACTGTCAAGTAATGTAGATTTGCGAAACGCAGTGTCGGCTATTTCAAAATATTCGCTGATAAAGCGCGAGTCCAAAACCAAAACTTTAAGTCTCCACCGTTTATTGCAAGCCGCCGTATGGCAGGAGATGGACAATGAGGAACGCAAGCTCTGGACGGAACGCCTTGTAAAGGTTTTAAGCGCCGTGTTTCCCGAACCTAAATTCGAAAACTGGGACGCTTGCCGATCCTGGGTTCCACATATTGAACATGCGGCGAACCGTATCAAGCAGGCTGAAGTTGAAACCGAATATGCGGCGCTTTTGTTGAATCAGGCTGCATGTTATTTTCATGCGTTTGGAAGCTATGCGCCAACCGAGCCCTTATTCAAAGAGTCCTTAGAGATTCGTAAGAAGGTATTGGGATACGAGCATCCGAATACGGCGAGCAGCCTCAATAATCTGGCGGGGCTGTATGAGTCCCAGGGACGTTATTCCGAAGCGGAGCCCTTGTATAAAAAGTCCTTAGAGGTTTATAAGAAAGTTTTCGGCGACGAGCATCCAGACACGGCGACCAGTCTCAATAATCTGGCGCTACTGTATGGCTCTCACGGACGTTATTCCGAAACGGATCTTTTAATTAAAGAGTCCTTAGAGATTCGTAAGAAGGTATTGGGTGACATGCACCCGGATGTGGCAGCGAGTCTCTATAATCTGGGTGTTTTGTATGCGCAACAAAGGCGTTATCAGGTAGCGGAGCCTTTGTTGGTTGAAGCTCTGAAAATTTTGGAAGCGGTTTTAGGAGTTGATCACCAAAATACACGAAATGCCCGCGAAAGCTTGAAGAATGTTCGTAGAGAAATGGGGCGTTAA
- the kbl gene encoding glycine C-acetyltransferase, with protein MNDPLLEHIREELAALRDAGVYKNERVLLSPQTGHINTREGEVVNFCANNYLGLANHPRILQAAKNALDEHGYGMASVRFICGTQQVHKQLEAKISAFLQTEDTILYSSCFDANAGLFETLLTEKDAIISDRLNHASIIDGVRLCKATRFRYNSCDMTHLETQLKRAEKYRHSIIATDGVFSMTGDVAPLKKICDLAQRYSAHVMVDDSHATGFFGANGRGSIEHRDVLGRVDIITSTFGKALGGASGGFTSGKKEIVELLRQRSRPYLFSNSLSPVIAAATLEAIAMVDESPDLLEKLRNNTARFRSRMKEAGFSIREGEHPIVPIMLGDAKLATVMADRMLEEGIYVIGFSYPVVPKDEARIRVQVSAAHETGDIDRAVDAFKKIGKDLGVL; from the coding sequence ATGAACGATCCATTGCTCGAACACATACGCGAGGAACTGGCGGCCCTGCGCGACGCCGGGGTCTACAAAAACGAACGCGTCCTGCTGTCGCCGCAAACCGGGCACATCAACACGCGCGAGGGAGAGGTCGTCAATTTCTGCGCCAACAATTATCTCGGGCTGGCCAACCATCCGCGCATCCTGCAGGCCGCTAAAAACGCTCTCGACGAACACGGCTACGGCATGGCCTCGGTGCGCTTCATCTGCGGCACGCAACAAGTGCACAAGCAACTCGAAGCGAAAATCTCCGCATTCCTGCAAACCGAAGACACGATTCTGTACTCCTCCTGCTTCGACGCGAACGCGGGCCTGTTCGAAACCCTTCTGACAGAAAAAGACGCGATCATCAGCGACCGCCTGAATCACGCCAGCATCATCGACGGCGTGCGCCTGTGCAAAGCCACGCGCTTTCGCTACAACAGCTGCGACATGACGCATCTGGAAACCCAACTCAAACGCGCCGAAAAATACCGACACAGCATCATCGCCACCGACGGCGTGTTCAGCATGACCGGAGACGTGGCGCCGCTCAAGAAAATCTGCGACCTCGCCCAACGCTACTCCGCGCATGTGATGGTGGACGACTCCCACGCCACCGGATTCTTCGGCGCCAATGGACGCGGAAGCATCGAACACCGCGACGTACTGGGCCGCGTCGATATCATCACCTCCACCTTCGGCAAAGCCCTCGGCGGCGCCTCCGGCGGTTTCACCTCCGGGAAAAAGGAAATCGTCGAGCTACTGCGGCAACGCTCCCGCCCTTACCTGTTCTCCAACTCCCTGTCACCGGTGATCGCCGCCGCAACATTGGAGGCCATCGCCATGGTCGATGAATCGCCTGATCTGCTGGAAAAACTGCGGAACAACACGGCGCGGTTTCGCTCGCGAATGAAAGAAGCGGGATTTTCGATAAGAGAGGGAGAGCATCCCATCGTGCCCATCATGCTTGGCGACGCCAAGCTGGCGACGGTGATGGCGGACCGCATGCTGGAGGAAGGCATTTATGTGATCGGATTCAGCTACCCCGTCGTTCCCAAAGACGAAGCCCGCATTCGCGTGCAAGTCTCAGCCGCGCACGAAACAGGGGACATCGACCGCGCCGTCGACGCCTTCAAAAAAATCGGCAAGGACCTTGGCGTGTTGTGA
- a CDS encoding zinc-binding dehydrogenase has product MRALVIDIQRKEWEATRGMRFRDVSAPELNESKDALDDGRVLIRPLYTGFCGSDKGIWFRHAFKEMIFDSLDAEKAAGDPTADYRICGHELLGEIQEVGSFASQRYGYKAGDIVSTESHIFCGICHQCKIGDAHVCTNHKIIGISMDGCFAEQIKLPAKELWPTDLNKIRPEVAAIQEPLGNAVHACSRVDLRGKTVAIFGCGTIGLFALLVARAMGATTLIGVDVNKNNLALADRLGVDALFHVDNSVTPENKYSADAEIAESIKKICLGDGVDVAFEMSGSNQALNNAIESTRAGGDVILFGLSAGDFVIPNFQNIIMNGITLHSIVGRKVFQTWYIMSNLLASKEHQLQDKIYRHILNEGRDVILPFHETDADELEATIKKHPKIILKYS; this is encoded by the coding sequence ATGCGCGCATTAGTGATCGATATTCAACGCAAGGAATGGGAAGCGACACGGGGGATGCGGTTTCGGGACGTTTCCGCGCCCGAACTGAACGAATCGAAAGACGCGCTCGACGATGGACGGGTTCTCATTCGTCCTCTCTACACCGGGTTTTGCGGCTCCGACAAAGGCATCTGGTTTCGTCACGCCTTCAAGGAAATGATCTTCGATTCGCTCGACGCCGAAAAAGCGGCGGGCGACCCGACTGCCGACTATCGCATCTGCGGACACGAACTGCTGGGCGAAATCCAGGAGGTCGGTTCCTTCGCCAGCCAGCGCTACGGCTACAAAGCCGGAGACATCGTCTCCACCGAATCGCATATCTTTTGCGGTATCTGCCACCAATGCAAAATCGGCGACGCCCATGTCTGCACCAATCACAAAATCATCGGCATCTCAATGGACGGTTGTTTCGCCGAACAAATCAAACTGCCCGCCAAAGAACTGTGGCCGACGGACCTGAACAAGATTCGCCCGGAGGTCGCGGCGATTCAGGAACCGCTGGGCAACGCGGTGCACGCCTGTAGCCGGGTGGACCTGCGCGGCAAAACCGTCGCCATCTTCGGTTGCGGCACCATCGGTCTCTTCGCCCTGCTCGTGGCGCGGGCGATGGGCGCGACCACGCTGATCGGCGTGGACGTGAATAAAAACAACCTGGCGCTGGCTGATCGGCTCGGCGTCGACGCCTTGTTCCATGTCGATAATTCCGTGACGCCGGAGAACAAATACTCAGCCGACGCGGAGATCGCGGAATCCATCAAAAAAATATGTCTCGGCGACGGCGTCGACGTTGCCTTCGAAATGTCGGGAAGCAATCAGGCCCTGAACAACGCCATCGAATCCACGCGCGCTGGAGGCGACGTCATTCTGTTTGGCTTGTCTGCGGGAGATTTTGTCATCCCCAATTTTCAGAACATCATCATGAACGGCATCACCCTGCACAGCATCGTCGGGCGCAAGGTATTCCAGACCTGGTACATCATGAGCAATCTGCTGGCTTCCAAAGAACATCAATTACAGGACAAAATCTACCGTCACATACTCAATGAAGGACGCGACGTGATCCTGCCCTTTCACGAAACCGACGCCGATGAGCTGGAGGCGACGATCAAAAAGCATCCCAAAATTATTTTGAAATACAGCTGA
- a CDS encoding FxsA family protein, producing the protein MLLTALFAFGTALELGGLILLNNYMDTVSILNEIMLTFLIGIVLGRSYGKEYFEKMQWHLKSKTLPADDVLNGAIMAIASTLLITPGIITDMIGFLIAIPLTRSIFKEIALNFFRKKTNRGELYYFFKD; encoded by the coding sequence TTGTTATTGACAGCGCTATTTGCTTTTGGGACCGCCCTGGAATTGGGCGGCCTGATATTACTGAATAATTATATGGATACGGTTTCCATCCTCAATGAGATCATGCTGACCTTTTTGATCGGTATTGTGCTGGGCCGTAGTTATGGTAAAGAGTATTTTGAAAAAATGCAGTGGCACCTGAAATCGAAAACCCTTCCGGCGGACGATGTGCTCAACGGCGCGATCATGGCGATTGCCAGCACCTTGCTGATCACGCCGGGAATCATAACGGACATGATCGGATTTTTGATTGCGATTCCGCTGACCCGGAGTATCTTTAAAGAGATCGCTCTGAATTTTTTCAGGAAGAAAACCAACCGCGGCGAACTGTATTATTTCTTTAAAGATTGA
- a CDS encoding methyltransferase domain-containing protein: MLFSAPPRNLRPELLDLDEAPFEEVRKSLKDVRRVNRYLSGYRVLLHYAEELFRSHNEKRPLTILDLATGSADQPLALLQHAKKMKVEVRITAVDINRKMLDYAREETGKHKEIDLVQGDILSLPFADSSFDLVVNSLSLHHFSSEHAVAILKSAMRVARRRVVINDLNRSRIAFGAIWILTRLLTTNRLTRYDAPVSVMNAFTPSEMTALAQDAGYANFKVHRHFPYRIALVGEK; the protein is encoded by the coding sequence ATGCTGTTTTCTGCGCCTCCCAGGAATTTGCGTCCGGAATTGCTCGATCTGGACGAAGCCCCTTTTGAAGAAGTCCGCAAAAGCCTGAAAGACGTGAGACGCGTCAACCGCTACCTGAGCGGTTATCGCGTGCTTCTGCATTACGCCGAAGAGTTGTTCCGAAGTCATAACGAAAAACGACCGCTGACGATTCTGGATCTGGCGACCGGCTCCGCAGACCAACCCCTTGCCTTGCTTCAACATGCTAAAAAAATGAAGGTCGAAGTTCGCATCACGGCGGTGGACATCAATCGCAAGATGCTGGACTACGCCAGAGAAGAAACCGGCAAGCACAAGGAAATCGATCTCGTGCAAGGCGATATTTTATCTCTCCCCTTTGCCGACAGCAGTTTCGATCTGGTCGTCAACTCCCTGTCCCTGCACCATTTCTCCAGCGAGCACGCGGTCGCGATTTTGAAGTCGGCGATGCGTGTTGCGCGGCGTCGGGTTGTGATCAACGATTTGAATCGAAGCCGCATCGCTTTCGGGGCGATCTGGATTTTAACGCGACTGCTCACGACCAATCGCCTGACCCGTTACGACGCCCCGGTCTCTGTGATGAACGCCTTCACGCCTTCTGAAATGACGGCTCTGGCTCAGGATGCGGGCTACGCGAATTTCAAGGTGCATCGTCATTTCCCATACCGCATCGCGCTGGTCGGCGAAAAATAA
- a CDS encoding NAD(P)/FAD-dependent oxidoreductase → MKTYDLIVIGGGPAGSASAIFLAQRGYRVALLDRANFPRDKVCGEFISPGADAILDSLGVLDRVNAACSMRLKGIAVSSYETEGFSAEYPDCPKTGRVMTSLSLDRMTFDPILWEAAGEAGAERFPGFQATDLILESGRVVGVKGWDAEKTVFELRARAVVDAGGRNAISLRRLGLKREHSGEGKVALAAHWDGVYPPEPLCYMHVSRPGYTGLACVGPGRANIVLVVDQKRLRGESVHEFYVRTVLGNPLRAGLLAQAQPSEEARTIESLAFSVQPPKCGGLFLVGDASGFIDPFTGEGIYLSLRSAQLACETIADCLDANDFSITRTAAYEDRRRAEFGRKFFLSRALQFLLYRPVLCKAVTRIFARNADLASRVVGVIGDYIEPASVVAPRFLLELVCRMAQFPAQDRAGLDFVNRLPEKFRAG, encoded by the coding sequence ATGAAAACATACGACCTGATCGTTATTGGAGGCGGCCCGGCGGGCTCGGCTTCGGCTATTTTTCTGGCGCAACGCGGTTATCGCGTCGCTTTGCTGGACCGCGCAAATTTTCCGCGAGATAAAGTATGCGGCGAATTCATCAGTCCGGGCGCCGATGCGATTCTGGACAGCCTGGGCGTGTTGGACCGGGTGAACGCCGCCTGTAGCATGCGCTTGAAGGGAATCGCCGTTTCCTCATACGAGACGGAAGGCTTCAGCGCCGAGTACCCGGATTGTCCAAAGACCGGGCGGGTGATGACGAGCCTTTCACTCGACCGCATGACCTTCGATCCGATTTTATGGGAAGCCGCGGGCGAAGCGGGAGCGGAGCGATTCCCAGGGTTTCAAGCGACGGATCTGATTTTAGAATCCGGTCGCGTGGTCGGCGTTAAGGGATGGGACGCGGAGAAGACCGTGTTTGAGCTTCGCGCCAGGGCGGTGGTCGATGCGGGCGGCAGAAACGCGATTTCATTGCGACGGCTGGGTTTGAAACGGGAACACTCCGGAGAGGGCAAGGTGGCTCTGGCCGCGCACTGGGACGGCGTTTACCCCCCGGAGCCGCTGTGCTATATGCATGTGAGCCGACCCGGTTACACGGGCCTCGCCTGCGTCGGCCCCGGACGAGCGAATATTGTTCTGGTGGTCGATCAGAAGCGATTGAGGGGCGAGTCGGTCCACGAATTTTATGTGCGCACGGTTTTGGGAAATCCCCTGCGCGCAGGCTTGCTGGCTCAGGCGCAACCGTCGGAAGAGGCGCGAACGATTGAGTCGCTGGCGTTTTCCGTACAGCCGCCGAAATGCGGCGGATTGTTTCTGGTCGGCGATGCGTCGGGATTCATCGACCCTTTCACAGGCGAAGGCATCTACCTGTCTCTGCGGAGCGCGCAACTTGCCTGCGAGACGATCGCGGATTGCCTGGATGCAAATGATTTTTCAATCACCCGGACTGCGGCGTATGAAGATCGGAGAAGGGCGGAGTTTGGAAGGAAATTTTTCTTAAGCCGGGCCTTGCAGTTTCTGTTGTATCGTCCCGTGTTATGCAAGGCGGTGACGCGGATATTTGCGCGCAATGCCGATCTGGCTTCGCGAGTGGTGGGGGTGATCGGCGATTATATCGAACCGGCGAGCGTTGTTGCGCCCCGGTTTTTGCTGGAGTTGGTCTGTCGCATGGCTCAATTCCCGGCGCAGGATCGCGCCGGGTTGGATTTTGTGAACCGTTTGCCTGAAAAATTCAGAGCGGGATAA
- the tsaB gene encoding tRNA (adenosine(37)-N6)-threonylcarbamoyltransferase complex dimerization subunit type 1 TsaB, whose product MKILGIDSSTTTASVSLIQDSCILYETTNDRTRTHSDKALEMVDQVLKHADCQLNEIDGFCVTSGPGSFTGLRVGVSLAKGLVMVVQKPLFGASTLEAVARSIPRVEGPICAFLDARKKQVYAALFQYEGETLERLSGDRAMNPEALCDEIIKPTIFVGSGLETYESFFREQLGERFLDAPKPMQTIASSAALLGRSAFLSNSQTEINQLTIQYARKAEAEFKQPDITKKEGRSNGN is encoded by the coding sequence ATGAAGATCTTGGGTATCGATTCTTCCACGACAACAGCTAGCGTTTCGCTCATTCAGGATAGTTGTATCCTCTACGAAACCACTAATGATCGCACACGGACCCATTCCGACAAGGCTTTGGAGATGGTCGATCAGGTTTTAAAACACGCCGACTGTCAATTGAACGAAATCGACGGATTTTGCGTCACCTCCGGCCCGGGTTCCTTCACCGGACTGCGCGTTGGCGTGAGTCTGGCCAAAGGCCTTGTCATGGTGGTTCAAAAGCCTCTGTTTGGAGCCAGCACTCTGGAAGCTGTGGCGCGTTCGATACCGCGTGTCGAAGGACCAATCTGCGCCTTTCTCGACGCCAGAAAAAAGCAGGTCTACGCCGCCTTGTTTCAGTATGAGGGGGAAACGCTTGAGCGTTTGTCCGGGGACCGTGCAATGAACCCCGAAGCGCTGTGCGATGAAATCATCAAACCAACGATTTTTGTAGGGAGCGGTCTGGAAACTTACGAATCGTTTTTTAGAGAACAACTTGGGGAGCGGTTTCTCGATGCGCCCAAACCGATGCAAACCATCGCGTCATCTGCCGCGTTGTTGGGTCGGTCGGCGTTTCTGAGCAACTCGCAAACCGAAATCAATCAACTGACAATTCAATATGCTAGAAAGGCGGAAGCCGAGTTCAAGCAACCCGACATCACCAAAAAGGAGGGTCGATCCAATGGAAATTGA
- the rnd gene encoding ribonuclease D, with protein MYITTDEQLKELCDTLRGSEMLALDTEFVRERTYFHRLGLIQVANDEVSAAIDPITINDLEPFLEIIKDPKVLKVFHAARQDLEIFYRLCGMAVRPVFDTQIAAALVGWGSQISFAKIVHKVSKKHICKAHRYTDWCRRPLSEGQIEYALDDVRYLGPVYKRLNSLMNKMDRKEWIVGEFQCLEDPKNFQPSDPNKQFLKLKNIRSFKPRALSVLRELAAWRELEARSRDCLAKSIIRDETLIELARSAPKTMEGLRSLRGFYQKEAARSGKVILETIERGLNVPDSECPRLPESDGYTAPRGLEEILAAGVQVRAEEMKIEANVLADRKQIHDFVKCFERNQDLEEHFLFQSWRKECIGETLASLLHGRTALVIGQDRKAQLMKVESNGIHSE; from the coding sequence ATGTATATAACAACCGACGAACAACTGAAAGAACTTTGCGATACCTTGCGCGGAAGCGAAATGCTGGCTCTGGATACGGAGTTTGTGCGCGAGAGAACTTATTTCCACCGGCTGGGATTGATACAGGTGGCGAATGATGAAGTGAGCGCCGCGATCGATCCGATCACGATCAATGATCTGGAGCCGTTTCTGGAAATCATCAAGGATCCGAAGGTGTTGAAAGTGTTTCATGCGGCGCGACAGGACCTGGAAATTTTCTACCGTCTCTGCGGGATGGCGGTTCGCCCGGTGTTTGATACCCAGATTGCCGCCGCTCTGGTGGGATGGGGATCGCAGATTTCTTTCGCTAAAATTGTTCACAAGGTTTCTAAAAAACATATCTGTAAAGCGCATCGTTATACGGACTGGTGTCGGCGTCCTCTAAGCGAAGGGCAGATTGAATACGCGCTGGACGACGTTCGTTATCTCGGTCCCGTCTATAAAAGGTTGAATTCGCTCATGAATAAAATGGATCGGAAGGAATGGATCGTGGGCGAATTTCAATGCCTGGAAGATCCCAAAAATTTTCAGCCATCAGACCCGAACAAACAATTTTTAAAATTAAAAAATATACGTTCTTTTAAACCGCGGGCGCTCTCTGTTCTGCGTGAACTGGCCGCATGGAGAGAGTTGGAAGCGCGTTCGCGGGATTGTCTGGCGAAGTCGATCATTCGGGACGAAACCCTGATCGAGCTGGCACGCTCGGCTCCGAAGACGATGGAGGGTTTGCGTTCCCTGCGCGGCTTTTATCAGAAGGAAGCGGCGCGTAGCGGCAAGGTGATTCTTGAAACCATCGAGAGAGGCTTGAACGTGCCCGACAGTGAGTGCCCGCGACTTCCCGAGTCGGACGGTTACACGGCGCCGCGCGGGCTGGAAGAAATCCTTGCGGCGGGCGTGCAGGTGCGGGCGGAGGAAATGAAGATCGAAGCCAATGTGCTGGCGGATCGAAAACAGATTCATGATTTTGTGAAATGTTTTGAGCGCAATCAGGATCTGGAAGAGCATTTTCTATTCCAAAGCTGGCGCAAGGAATGTATAGGCGAAACCCTGGCGTCCTTGCTTCACGGCAGAACCGCGCTGGTGATCGGCCAGGATCGAAAGGCTCAATTGATGAAGGTGGAAAGCAACGGAATCCATTCCGAATGA
- a CDS encoding tetratricopeptide repeat protein yields the protein MTNNKWQLRMQKAIIPLLILCAGITIIADLAQKNNAPSLEPVLKEASTKDKEMEGSKGMEGSHSEESHADDGHDHGPMDHSDPENQRRMGIFHYNEGNRFLSKGEAEQAIVNYKMALRHNENFSESYVNLSSAYLRLKQYDEAFNTLKALESRNPSHPYLYYNYACYYSLTGKLQESLKMLQTAIEKGLPGVAEIAGDEDLTAVRATPEFKRWYDALPTTT from the coding sequence ATGACAAACAACAAATGGCAATTGCGAATGCAAAAAGCGATCATTCCCCTGCTCATCCTGTGCGCAGGAATCACGATCATCGCCGACCTAGCGCAAAAAAATAACGCGCCGAGCCTGGAGCCTGTCCTGAAGGAAGCATCCACGAAGGATAAAGAAATGGAAGGCTCCAAGGGGATGGAGGGAAGCCATTCGGAAGAATCGCATGCAGACGACGGACACGATCATGGGCCGATGGATCATTCGGACCCTGAAAACCAGCGGCGTATGGGCATCTTTCATTACAACGAGGGCAATCGTTTTCTCAGTAAGGGAGAAGCCGAACAAGCCATCGTCAATTACAAAATGGCCCTGCGCCACAACGAAAATTTCTCAGAAAGCTACGTCAATCTCAGTTCCGCTTATCTGCGGCTCAAACAATACGATGAAGCGTTCAATACCTTGAAAGCGCTGGAGAGCAGGAACCCCTCCCACCCTTACCTGTATTACAACTACGCTTGTTATTATTCGTTGACGGGAAAACTGCAGGAAAGTTTGAAAATGTTGCAAACAGCGATTGAGAAAGGACTTCCCGGAGTCGCAGAAATCGCAGGGGATGAGGACTTGACGGCGGTTCGCGCGACGCCGGAATTCAAACGCTGGTACGACGCGCTACCCACCACCACCTAG